A window from Anaerolineales bacterium encodes these proteins:
- a CDS encoding MBOAT family protein, which produces MTLTHILVFAAVSLAAGAIPRARKWILCAAGILAVYWMQPALPVRNLDFWLPTGSVGLAACVWALTAGKGGGRRENAAAAAVVAAAILAVALTRYVAADPFLTPSRPPQTEWVLIALLAAGALFASAWMIPARRWILAAAVAAILALFIILKTDSLAQAAAGFLRRAAGQSAEFASPLDIRWLGFSYIAFRLIHTLRDRMTGRLPECDLREFLAYIVFPPAVAAGPIDRIERFLKDLRAAPAPIAELFPPGAERIAAGIFKKFVLADGLAVLALSAANADQIAAGPWTWFFLYAYALRIYFDFAGYTDIAVGLGRWAGVTLPENFNRPYLQPNLTAFWNSWHMTLAQWFRSYFFNPLTRALRTGSRRVPMGLIILAGQLATMALIGLWHGVSWNFLLWGCWHGFGLFVHNRWSEWSKARVANLESRPLAKKTYTAVGTLATFHFVVLGWVWFALPSVANSARVFLRLFGASG; this is translated from the coding sequence ATGACCTTAACCCACATCCTGGTCTTCGCGGCGGTCTCCTTGGCGGCGGGGGCAATTCCCCGGGCGCGGAAATGGATCCTCTGCGCCGCCGGAATCCTGGCGGTGTACTGGATGCAGCCGGCGCTGCCCGTCCGCAACTTGGATTTCTGGCTGCCGACGGGGTCGGTCGGGCTGGCGGCCTGCGTGTGGGCGCTGACGGCCGGGAAGGGCGGGGGCCGGCGCGAGAATGCGGCCGCCGCGGCGGTGGTTGCCGCCGCAATCCTGGCTGTGGCCTTGACCCGCTACGTGGCGGCGGATCCCTTCCTGACGCCGTCGCGTCCTCCGCAGACCGAATGGGTCCTGATCGCCCTGCTCGCCGCCGGCGCACTCTTCGCGTCGGCATGGATGATCCCGGCCCGCCGGTGGATCCTTGCGGCGGCGGTGGCCGCGATCCTGGCGTTGTTCATCATCCTTAAAACGGATTCGCTGGCGCAGGCGGCGGCGGGCTTCCTGCGCCGCGCGGCCGGCCAATCCGCGGAGTTCGCTTCCCCGCTCGATATCCGCTGGCTGGGATTTTCCTACATCGCCTTCCGCCTGATCCACACTCTGCGCGACCGGATGACGGGGCGGCTCCCGGAATGCGACCTGCGCGAGTTCCTGGCCTACATCGTTTTTCCGCCGGCCGTTGCCGCCGGACCGATCGACAGAATCGAGCGCTTCCTCAAGGATTTGCGCGCCGCCCCGGCTCCGATCGCGGAATTGTTCCCGCCGGGCGCCGAACGGATCGCGGCGGGAATCTTTAAAAAGTTTGTCCTGGCCGACGGCCTGGCGGTCCTCGCGCTGAGCGCCGCCAACGCCGATCAGATCGCCGCCGGGCCGTGGACCTGGTTCTTCCTCTACGCCTACGCTCTGCGGATTTATTTCGATTTCGCCGGATACACCGACATCGCCGTCGGGCTGGGGCGCTGGGCAGGCGTGACCCTGCCGGAAAATTTCAACCGCCCTTACCTCCAGCCGAACCTGACGGCGTTTTGGAATTCCTGGCACATGACGCTGGCGCAATGGTTCCGCTCCTACTTCTTCAATCCGCTGACCCGCGCCCTGCGCACCGGCTCCCGCCGCGTTCCGATGGGCCTGATCATCTTGGCCGGCCAGCTGGCGACGATGGCGCTGATCGGGTTGTGGCACGGAGTCTCCTGGAATTTCCTGCTGTGGGGTTGCTGGCACGGATTCGGTTTGTTCGTGCACAACCGGTGGAGCGAATGGAGCAAAGCCCGGGTGGCGAATCTGGAAAGCCGGCCGCTGGCGAAAAAAACCTACACCGCCGTCGGCACCCTGGCCACCTTCCATTTCGTCGTCCTGGGCTGGGTTTGGTTCGCCCTGCCGAGCGTCGCAAATTCGGCGCGGGTCTTCCTGCGCCTGTTCGGAGCATCCGGATGA
- a CDS encoding NUDIX domain-containing protein, translating to MHRAGVLILLRDPSKRIAWQLRDDDPGVPTANSWGIFGGWIEPGESRRAAAIREVKEELSVELDPSQLDYLGVFEIYPEVNAYVYSYLILDGLREAVLHEGQAFAFLSAAEWKG from the coding sequence ATGCACAGAGCAGGGGTCTTGATCCTTTTGCGGGATCCGTCCAAGAGAATAGCCTGGCAACTGCGGGATGACGACCCCGGCGTGCCGACGGCGAATTCCTGGGGGATATTCGGGGGCTGGATCGAACCGGGCGAATCGCGCCGCGCGGCGGCGATTCGGGAAGTGAAGGAAGAATTATCCGTTGAACTGGACCCATCCCAACTGGATTACCTCGGAGTTTTTGAGATTTACCCCGAAGTCAACGCTTACGTGTATTCTTATTTGATTTTGGACGGGCTGCGGGAGGCGGTTCTGCACGAGGGGCAAGCGTTTGCCTTTTTATCCGCCGCGGAGTGGAAAGGATAG